In Rhodoligotrophos defluvii, a genomic segment contains:
- a CDS encoding ABC transporter substrate-binding protein: protein MVDPTALPLSRRGLLQGAGAATLAYFAGPLGGTTGAQAACSTLRAGITGYSVVNVLDPAKASLIPEFYVIWGLFNALLKFDENMNITGDLAESFESVSPTVWRFKLRDGVTFHDGQPMTAEDVKFTIERLRNPDLGSPHKGKFEVVREIRVVDPRTVEIETSEPFAPLLSYLTNTRTGSQIVPKHILEKADATEAFAQKPIGTGAYKFVSYEPNVEINVAAHEGYFVKGQPTIPAVKMPLIPEETSGVTALLGGSIDLTSTAPFADVPNLLENPAVKVLKSPGLNNRFIALNNKKAPFDDIHFRRACSLAFDREALVQIVLFGEGKAANGLIPAALSWAYSDTPRPMLQLNAEQAKAELAKSKYGADTEAVVLTWGAGWWKRFAEVFVAQVNETLGTKLRVEVSEANTVYSRLKAGDFQASIWGWLGLIDPDEYTYEIAHSSGWRNFQGYSNPKVDALLQEARGEMDQAKRGEIYKQAEDLIVEDAPVLCCFESNVHNLMKPSVEGFVQLPYSAFAGQFAAVTSC from the coding sequence ATGGTCGATCCAACGGCTTTGCCGCTCAGCCGGCGCGGTCTCCTGCAGGGGGCCGGCGCGGCAACGCTCGCCTATTTCGCCGGGCCGCTCGGCGGCACGACTGGCGCTCAGGCCGCCTGCTCCACATTGAGGGCCGGCATCACCGGCTATAGCGTGGTGAACGTGCTCGACCCGGCCAAGGCCTCCCTCATCCCCGAATTCTACGTGATCTGGGGCCTGTTCAACGCCCTGCTCAAGTTCGACGAGAACATGAACATCACGGGCGATCTGGCGGAGAGCTTCGAGAGCGTCTCGCCCACGGTGTGGCGGTTCAAGCTGCGCGATGGGGTGACCTTCCATGACGGGCAGCCCATGACAGCGGAGGACGTGAAATTCACCATCGAGCGCCTGCGCAACCCGGATCTCGGCTCGCCGCACAAGGGCAAATTCGAGGTGGTGAGGGAAATCCGGGTCGTTGACCCGCGCACGGTGGAGATCGAGACCAGCGAACCCTTCGCGCCCCTGCTCAGCTACCTCACCAATACCCGCACCGGCAGCCAGATCGTGCCCAAGCACATCCTGGAAAAAGCCGATGCCACGGAGGCCTTCGCCCAGAAGCCCATCGGCACGGGCGCCTACAAGTTCGTATCCTACGAGCCGAATGTCGAGATCAACGTCGCCGCGCACGAAGGCTATTTCGTCAAGGGCCAGCCGACCATCCCTGCGGTGAAGATGCCGCTGATCCCCGAGGAGACCAGCGGTGTTACGGCCCTGCTCGGCGGCTCGATCGATCTCACCAGCACAGCGCCTTTCGCGGATGTGCCGAACCTCCTGGAAAATCCGGCGGTGAAGGTGCTGAAGTCGCCGGGGCTCAACAACCGGTTCATCGCCCTCAACAACAAGAAGGCGCCGTTCGACGACATCCACTTCCGCCGCGCCTGCTCGCTCGCCTTCGACCGGGAGGCGCTGGTGCAGATCGTGCTGTTCGGCGAGGGCAAGGCGGCAAACGGGCTGATCCCGGCGGCGCTCTCCTGGGCCTATTCGGACACGCCGCGGCCCATGCTGCAGCTCAACGCGGAGCAGGCCAAGGCGGAGCTCGCGAAATCGAAATACGGGGCGGACACCGAAGCGGTGGTGCTGACCTGGGGCGCGGGCTGGTGGAAGCGTTTCGCCGAAGTGTTCGTGGCCCAGGTGAACGAGACGCTCGGCACCAAGCTCAGGGTCGAGGTATCGGAAGCCAACACCGTTTACAGCCGGCTCAAGGCCGGCGATTTTCAGGCGAGCATCTGGGGCTGGCTCGGGCTGATCGATCCGGACGAGTACACCTACGAGATTGCCCATTCCAGCGGATGGCGCAATTTCCAGGGCTATTCCAACCCGAAAGTGGATGCGCTGCTGCAGGAGGCGCGCGGTGAGATGGACCAAGCCAAGCGTGGCGAGATCTACAAGCAGGCCGAAGACCTGATCGTCGAGGATGCGCCGGTGCTGTGCTGCTTCGAAAGCAACGTGCACAACCTGATGAAGCCCAGCGTGGAAGGCTTCGTGCAGCTGCCCTACTCCGCCTTTGCCGGCCAGTTTGCGGCAGTGACGAGTTGCTGA
- a CDS encoding ABC transporter permease has product MNTVRFILGRLIGALATMLIGALVVFVVMKTAPGDPALAALGESATPEAVEAFRKAHNLDAPLTEQFITWLKGFVTGDLGRSLTIAGSAPIAELIGARLPNTIFIGLYAVAFALIISLAMGSISAIRRGRITDTIATSIAAVGVSMPDFWLGYVLIFFFALSLAWFPSYGFMSPLDSLGGAFYTGLLPAVAIAAPMAAIFARTLRTALLENANRDYVTVATSFGFSRPFVFSHYVFRNSIIPYIVIVGLQIRYLLGGVVVVERVFGVPGIGSLMVDAAFARDFLVVQACTVVFLAIVLSVNFAVDVVCAMLDPKRTR; this is encoded by the coding sequence ATGAATACGGTTCGCTTCATTCTCGGCCGGCTCATCGGCGCGCTGGCCACCATGCTGATCGGCGCGCTGGTGGTGTTCGTGGTCATGAAGACGGCGCCGGGCGATCCGGCGCTGGCGGCCCTGGGTGAATCGGCGACGCCCGAGGCGGTGGAGGCCTTCCGCAAGGCGCATAACCTGGACGCGCCGCTCACAGAACAGTTCATCACCTGGCTGAAGGGCTTCGTCACCGGCGACCTCGGCCGCTCGCTGACCATTGCGGGCAGCGCGCCCATCGCCGAGCTGATCGGGGCAAGGCTGCCCAACACCATCTTCATCGGCCTCTATGCGGTGGCCTTCGCCCTCATCATCTCGCTGGCCATGGGCTCGATCAGCGCCATCCGGCGCGGGCGGATCACGGACACGATCGCCACCTCCATTGCGGCGGTCGGTGTGTCCATGCCGGATTTCTGGCTGGGCTATGTGCTCATCTTCTTCTTCGCGCTGAGCCTGGCGTGGTTTCCGTCCTACGGGTTCATGAGCCCGCTCGATTCGCTCGGCGGGGCCTTCTACACCGGGCTGTTGCCGGCAGTCGCCATCGCCGCGCCCATGGCGGCGATCTTCGCGCGCACCCTGCGCACGGCGCTGCTCGAAAACGCCAACCGCGACTACGTCACGGTCGCCACCTCCTTCGGCTTCTCCCGGCCGTTCGTCTTCAGCCACTATGTCTTCCGCAACTCGATCATCCCCTACATCGTCATCGTGGGCTTGCAGATCCGCTATCTGCTTGGCGGGGTGGTCGTGGTGGAGCGGGTGTTCGGCGTTCCCGGCATCGGCTCGCTGATGGTGGATGCAGCCTTCGCGCGCGATTTCCTGGTGGTCCAGGCCTGCACCGTCGTGTTCCTCGCCATCGTCTTAAGCGTGAACTTCGCGGTCGACGTGGTCTGCGCCATGCTCGACCCGAAGAGGACACGCTGA
- a CDS encoding ABC transporter permease, which translates to MWREFRSSPTAIAGAAISLVVLIAILVVPMVMPYSPTAMSFTTVLKPPSLQHLFGTDSFGRDVFTRVLHGARVSLLISGIGVGVALLIGTAIGMTAAYTGRLYDLVVMRVMDLLFSFPAFVLALFLMVVIGFGVINVSLAIALVYIPIFARLAHNLTMTVREEAYVQAARVMGQPAWRLLLFEVLPNIAAPLMVQASIGVAFGIIIEAGLSFLGLGVQPPTPSLGVIMADGQEYFRRAPWVLTMSGLAVCFALLGLNLLGDGLRDMVDPRLRKRMG; encoded by the coding sequence ATGTGGCGTGAATTCCGCTCCAGCCCCACGGCCATAGCCGGTGCCGCCATCAGCCTGGTGGTGCTGATCGCCATCCTGGTCGTGCCGATGGTCATGCCCTATTCGCCCACGGCCATGTCCTTCACCACGGTGCTGAAGCCGCCGAGCTTGCAGCACCTGTTCGGCACGGATTCCTTCGGCCGCGACGTGTTCACCCGCGTGCTGCACGGGGCGCGCGTCTCGCTGCTGATCAGCGGCATCGGCGTGGGCGTGGCGCTGTTGATCGGCACAGCGATCGGTATGACCGCCGCCTATACGGGCCGACTCTATGACCTGGTGGTCATGCGGGTCATGGACCTGCTGTTCTCGTTCCCGGCCTTCGTGCTGGCCCTGTTCCTGATGGTGGTGATCGGCTTCGGGGTCATCAATGTGAGCCTGGCGATCGCGCTCGTCTATATACCGATCTTCGCCCGGCTCGCCCATAACCTCACCATGACGGTGCGTGAGGAAGCCTATGTGCAGGCGGCGCGGGTGATGGGGCAGCCGGCCTGGCGGCTGCTGCTGTTCGAGGTCTTGCCCAACATCGCCGCGCCGTTGATGGTGCAGGCGAGCATCGGCGTTGCCTTCGGCATCATCATCGAGGCGGGGTTGAGCTTCTTGGGGCTCGGCGTGCAGCCGCCCACGCCCTCCTTGGGGGTGATCATGGCCGATGGCCAGGAATATTTCCGCCGTGCGCCCTGGGTGCTCACCATGTCGGGCCTGGCAGTGTGCTTCGCCCTGCTCGGCCTCAACCTGCTGGGCGATGGCCTGCGCGACATGGTGGACCCGCGGCTGCGGAAGAGGATGGGGTGA
- a CDS encoding ABC transporter ATP-binding protein yields the protein MTSLLQVRNLRTSFHSGEHVVPVVDGVDLDVKRGEVLGIIGESGSGKTVTCMSILRLLPGHAAVHADRLLFEGEEIGSLPDSAFRDLRGRKLAMIFQDPVGSFNPVKTIGWHFRQVSRRAAIGNGTGDARQDDAWWDEAVSVLERVGIPHGRQILKQYPHQLSGGMLQRALIALVLQMRPSLIVADEPTTNLDNIVEHQIIELFRGLKQDTQASFIFITHDMSVAASLCDRIAVMYAGQIVEIGATDEILTVPKHPYTQGLVRTATELVRRVERLQEIPGELPNWRSLPEGCRFRPRCPYARVGCEAGQPMRTLDGEARVRCLLYDREAA from the coding sequence GTGACGAGCCTTCTGCAAGTGCGCAACCTCAGGACCAGTTTTCATTCCGGCGAGCATGTGGTGCCGGTGGTCGACGGCGTTGACCTCGACGTGAAGCGGGGCGAGGTGCTCGGCATCATCGGGGAGTCCGGGTCGGGCAAGACCGTCACCTGCATGTCGATCCTGCGGCTGCTGCCGGGTCATGCGGCGGTTCATGCGGACCGGCTGCTGTTCGAGGGGGAAGAGATCGGCAGCCTGCCGGACAGCGCGTTCCGGGACCTGCGCGGCCGCAAGCTGGCCATGATCTTCCAAGACCCGGTCGGGTCGTTCAATCCGGTCAAGACCATCGGCTGGCATTTCCGCCAGGTGAGCCGCCGGGCGGCCATAGGGAACGGCACCGGCGACGCACGACAGGACGATGCCTGGTGGGACGAGGCGGTTTCGGTGCTGGAGCGGGTCGGCATCCCGCACGGGCGGCAGATCCTCAAGCAGTACCCCCATCAGCTCAGTGGCGGAATGTTGCAGCGCGCGCTCATCGCCCTGGTGCTGCAGATGCGGCCGTCACTGATCGTGGCGGACGAGCCGACCACCAATCTGGACAATATCGTGGAGCACCAGATCATCGAATTGTTCCGCGGCCTGAAGCAGGACACGCAAGCCTCGTTCATCTTCATCACCCACGACATGTCGGTGGCGGCGAGCCTGTGCGACCGGATCGCGGTGATGTATGCGGGGCAGATCGTCGAGATCGGCGCGACCGACGAGATCCTCACGGTGCCGAAGCACCCCTATACGCAGGGGCTGGTGCGGACGGCGACCGAGCTGGTGCGACGCGTGGAGCGCTTGCAGGAAATCCCGGGCGAGTTGCCGAACTGGCGCTCGCTGCCGGAGGGGTGCCGGTTTCGCCCGCGCTGCCCCTATGCGCGGGTGGGGTGCGAGGCCGGCCAGCCCATGCGCACGCTTGACGGCGAAGCGCGCGTGCGGTGCCTGCTCTATGACCGGGAGGCCGCGTGA
- a CDS encoding ABC transporter ATP-binding protein, which produces MSEPETMVDIRNLVVQFRTRRGLDAILSRKPAFLTAVDDVSLTIRKGEIFGLVGESGSGKTTLGKALLRLVTPTSGEIRFEGRDIAQLSERQLRPVRRRLQTVFQDPLSSLNPRHKVADALATPLKLHKIVPPARISDKVDEILTRVGLSPVFRDRYPHELSGGQLQRVAIGRALTMEPSFLVADEAVSKLDVSVRAQILNLFKDIQASYGMTMLFITHDLHVARYLCTRIGVMYFGKLVEVGPTEALFRAPVHPYTRALLSTAGGAKLTGGKLLAEEAFNPTEDDRVGCRFYKRCAIREDRCGASHPGMESVDTEHEVACYAWRKTARRPEAA; this is translated from the coding sequence ATGTCTGAACCCGAGACGATGGTCGACATCCGCAATCTGGTCGTCCAGTTCCGCACACGGCGCGGGCTCGATGCCATTCTCTCGCGCAAGCCGGCCTTCCTCACTGCGGTCGACGATGTCAGCCTCACCATCCGCAAGGGCGAGATCTTTGGGCTGGTGGGCGAGTCCGGCTCCGGCAAGACCACGCTGGGCAAGGCGCTGCTGCGGCTGGTTACGCCTACCTCCGGCGAGATCCGGTTCGAAGGCCGCGACATCGCACAGCTTTCGGAGCGGCAGCTGCGGCCGGTGCGGCGGCGGCTGCAGACGGTGTTCCAGGACCCGCTGTCGTCGCTCAATCCGCGGCACAAGGTGGCGGATGCGCTGGCCACCCCGCTCAAGCTGCACAAGATCGTGCCGCCGGCGCGGATCTCTGACAAGGTGGACGAGATCCTCACCCGGGTCGGCCTGTCGCCGGTGTTCCGGGACCGCTATCCCCATGAGCTCTCTGGCGGGCAGCTGCAGCGGGTGGCCATCGGCCGGGCGCTGACGATGGAGCCCTCGTTCCTGGTGGCGGACGAGGCGGTCTCGAAGCTCGACGTGTCGGTACGGGCGCAGATCCTCAACCTGTTCAAGGACATCCAGGCCAGCTATGGCATGACCATGCTGTTCATCACCCATGACCTGCATGTGGCGCGCTATCTGTGCACGCGCATTGGGGTCATGTATTTCGGCAAGCTGGTGGAGGTGGGCCCCACCGAGGCCCTGTTCCGCGCGCCGGTTCACCCCTATACAAGGGCGCTGCTGTCGACGGCAGGCGGGGCGAAGCTCACCGGGGGCAAGCTGCTGGCGGAAGAGGCGTTCAATCCCACCGAGGACGATCGGGTCGGATGCCGGTTCTACAAGCGCTGCGCGATCCGCGAGGACCGGTGCGGCGCGAGCCACCCGGGAATGGAGTCGGTGGATACCGAGCACGAGGTTGCATGCTACGCATGGCGCAAGACGGCGCGGAGGCCCGAAGCGGCCTGA
- a CDS encoding GntR family transcriptional regulator — MTAGEQQDGRVLQSRRVYDGLRRDISAQRLLPGTVLQEAALSEQFEASRTPVREALFRLHQEGFIEKVGRQLRVKAFSLAEVEELYQLREALEKMAVRLCIDRASDASLDEIQAQLERYTEFDVDADYEAFNEYANQFHRSIVALCGNSMIQAQLAAIYDKVLVINSRYWRVGNTVEDAQRDHAYILRAIRNRDVVVAEAATRAHIQGIVTLYRDTNRTTA; from the coding sequence ATGACAGCTGGTGAACAGCAGGACGGACGCGTGCTGCAGAGCCGCAGGGTCTATGACGGCCTCAGGCGCGACATCTCCGCCCAGCGGCTGCTGCCCGGCACGGTGCTACAGGAAGCCGCCCTGAGCGAGCAGTTCGAGGCGAGCCGCACGCCGGTGCGGGAAGCCCTGTTCCGGCTGCACCAGGAAGGGTTCATCGAGAAGGTGGGACGGCAGCTCAGGGTGAAGGCGTTCTCCCTGGCGGAGGTGGAGGAGCTCTATCAGCTGCGCGAGGCCTTGGAGAAGATGGCGGTGCGGCTGTGCATCGACAGGGCGAGCGATGCCAGCCTGGACGAGATCCAGGCACAGCTCGAACGCTATACCGAGTTCGACGTGGATGCGGATTACGAGGCCTTCAACGAGTATGCCAATCAGTTCCACCGCTCGATCGTGGCCCTGTGCGGCAACAGCATGATCCAGGCGCAGCTCGCAGCCATTTATGACAAGGTGCTGGTGATCAACTCGCGGTATTGGCGGGTCGGCAACACCGTGGAAGACGCGCAGCGGGACCATGCCTATATCCTGCGCGCCATCCGCAATCGCGACGTTGTCGTGGCTGAGGCGGCAACCCGCGCGCATATCCAGGGCATCGTCACGCTCTATCGCGACACCAATCGCACGACGGCTTAG
- a CDS encoding SDR family NAD(P)-dependent oxidoreductase gives MRGMGGAYVTGGTRGIGFAVAKRLVEEGYDVSVCGSSAESVAACRAASAAQALNIHVDQTDVTDPEALRQSLVAAAERSGDLKLVVCCAGQPVLGNAATLSLADWDRCLNLNLRSAFATVQAALDPLRASGESAVVFIASIWARVTGSDRVAYTTAKTALTGLARALAVDHAKDGIRFNCVAPGYVETELLHRSLAAAGHADVEKELERIRAGHPLGRTVSVDDVADAVAFLGGPRARSITGQTLYVDGGVSIRFAGLG, from the coding sequence ATGCGTGGAATGGGCGGCGCCTACGTGACCGGTGGAACCCGGGGCATCGGCTTTGCCGTTGCCAAGCGGCTGGTTGAAGAGGGCTATGACGTGAGCGTGTGCGGCTCCTCGGCGGAGAGCGTGGCGGCTTGCCGCGCCGCCAGCGCGGCGCAGGCGCTCAACATCCATGTGGACCAGACCGATGTAACTGATCCCGAGGCGCTGCGGCAGAGCCTAGTCGCTGCCGCGGAACGTAGCGGAGACTTGAAGCTCGTGGTGTGTTGCGCCGGCCAGCCGGTGCTGGGCAATGCGGCGACGCTCTCGCTGGCCGACTGGGACAGGTGCCTCAATCTCAATCTGCGCTCGGCCTTCGCCACGGTGCAGGCGGCGCTCGATCCGTTGCGGGCGAGCGGCGAGAGTGCAGTCGTGTTCATCGCGTCCATCTGGGCGCGGGTGACGGGGAGCGACCGGGTGGCCTACACCACGGCGAAGACCGCGCTGACCGGCCTGGCGCGCGCGCTGGCGGTGGACCACGCGAAGGATGGCATCCGGTTCAACTGCGTGGCGCCGGGCTATGTGGAGACGGAGCTGTTGCACCGGTCGCTCGCTGCGGCCGGTCATGCCGATGTGGAGAAGGAGCTGGAGCGGATCCGCGCCGGCCACCCGCTGGGCCGGACGGTAAGCGTTGACGATGTCGCCGATGCGGTCGCCTTTCTCGGGGGTCCGCGCGCCCGCAGCATCACTGGCCAGACACTCTATGTGGATGGCGGCGTGTCCATCCGCTTCGCCGGGCTGGGCTGA
- a CDS encoding NUDIX domain-containing protein — protein sequence MARISAGILMYRREGKDLFVLLVHPGGPFWRKRDLGAWSIPKGEVGPGEDPEATARREFAEELGVEPAGELHYLADIRQRGGKHVIAFTLEGDFDVANHRCSSMVRIEWPPRSGQFQSFPEVDQAAWFPLGLAREKILESQRVLLDRLEEHCSR from the coding sequence ATGGCGCGGATCAGTGCTGGCATTCTGATGTATCGGCGTGAGGGAAAGGACCTTTTCGTGCTGCTGGTGCATCCCGGCGGCCCGTTCTGGCGAAAACGGGACCTTGGCGCGTGGTCTATCCCGAAAGGCGAGGTGGGACCGGGCGAAGACCCGGAGGCCACCGCCCGGCGCGAATTTGCCGAGGAATTGGGGGTGGAGCCCGCAGGCGAGCTGCATTACCTGGCCGATATCCGCCAACGTGGTGGCAAGCACGTCATCGCATTCACGCTCGAAGGCGATTTCGATGTCGCCAACCACCGCTGCAGCAGCATGGTTCGCATCGAATGGCCACCGCGGAGTGGCCAATTCCAGAGCTTTCCGGAAGTCGACCAGGCCGCCTGGTTTCCGCTTGGTCTGGCGCGGGAAAAGATACTCGAAAGCCAGCGCGTGCTGCTCGACCGCCTCGAAGAGCATTGTTCGCGCTGA
- a CDS encoding xanthine dehydrogenase family protein molybdopterin-binding subunit: MMAGISRRRFLASSAAAGVVLKVSFLTPMPGARGQLLENFVPTSAAWLTPEGKPRYRLDALAKVTGAKAFSRDFRARDMAGWPDAQSHAFLIRATKADHAFDGIDLSVLGADLKPDRVVLHEDLQADRITVPEPDFYGDWFLVPQGQTPRLLGQPVALLIYKDFARCDAAKRLIRFNPNVVRYGKQTGYNYPRHYGAARFVRIDGGSPDADDVYSPYKDAVIFGKFSGDNVVWPAVKGIAGPRRGLAAANRRSRRGQAQAVLAGDAVSRGMQAAARIAQETADAGDDALVLTRRYFSQSIDPSAMEADNGNVWYDPSSKVLHMIVATQSPHDLAQSAAQIVSRSTYQLKQVDLKVGYTVGYGSKDHHVFPLFCVVAGLYGDGRPVRLANDRFEQFQMGLKRHAFWMDKTLVVDRASGKFRALTGQYRADGGGRPNYSFSVGTVGTTGAQSIYYLPKSDLSVAVFASPAVEAGSMRGYGTLQTMSAMEMLVDEAAELLGIDPIELRLRNLLRSGMKNTQGAIPGAAVRNEEILLKAKAHPLWEKRQANKVSFEAANPGKKYGVGYAHVQKDYGDGADAAIASVEIDPKGRVTLRQAVHEIGTGATTSQALMVGDILGRVPDETEYAVLRWPQMPLRSTDQPYTTSQAEEDRNKKDPYWTPHFIAPTSASNSSYFFGHATREAARALVDFAIWPAAKSLWSRGFGGGPLASSAVNRGQLRLAGGQVNAGGLPTLTLDQVAAEAHRLGLVTGVTVHTFNRWQWAEAVFDVPEAGRVRLPIDALAVRYGQGAPAKLKAQMTSGGWHFVKRSAVFYPPVQRNNASVTYYAPAAALAEVAVDTATGEVRLLSHHMIIECGRQIVPELVSGQLQGGPAMGIGHALKESLPLYEGGPGEGTWNWNRYQLPRAKDVAVWTQTGEVLPPLSDTDPPKGIAEVVMIPIVPAIANAVAHAIGERFYELPITPDKVLKAL, encoded by the coding sequence ATGATGGCGGGCATCTCCCGTAGGCGCTTTCTTGCCAGCAGTGCTGCGGCGGGTGTCGTGCTCAAGGTGTCGTTCCTGACACCGATGCCGGGGGCCCGTGGGCAACTGCTCGAAAATTTCGTGCCGACCTCCGCCGCCTGGCTCACCCCCGAGGGCAAGCCGCGCTACCGGCTGGATGCGCTGGCCAAGGTCACGGGGGCGAAGGCCTTCTCCCGGGATTTCCGGGCCCGTGACATGGCTGGCTGGCCCGACGCGCAGTCGCACGCTTTTCTGATCCGTGCCACCAAGGCGGACCATGCCTTCGACGGCATAGACCTCTCGGTTTTAGGTGCCGATCTCAAACCGGACCGGGTGGTGCTGCATGAAGACCTGCAGGCGGACCGCATCACCGTGCCGGAACCAGATTTCTACGGCGATTGGTTCCTGGTGCCTCAGGGTCAGACGCCGCGGCTGCTCGGCCAGCCCGTGGCACTGCTCATCTATAAGGACTTTGCCCGTTGCGATGCCGCCAAGCGGCTGATCCGCTTCAACCCCAACGTCGTCCGCTACGGCAAGCAGACCGGGTACAACTATCCGCGCCATTACGGGGCAGCCCGGTTCGTGCGCATCGACGGCGGATCGCCCGATGCCGACGATGTCTATTCGCCTTACAAGGACGCGGTGATCTTCGGGAAATTCTCGGGCGACAACGTGGTTTGGCCCGCCGTGAAAGGCATCGCGGGACCGAGGCGCGGCCTGGCGGCCGCCAACCGCCGGTCGCGGCGCGGACAGGCGCAAGCCGTCCTGGCGGGCGATGCGGTCTCACGCGGGATGCAGGCGGCGGCACGGATTGCCCAGGAAACCGCCGATGCCGGTGACGACGCGCTCGTGCTCACCCGCCGTTATTTCTCCCAAAGCATCGACCCATCCGCCATGGAAGCGGATAACGGGAATGTCTGGTACGACCCGAGCAGCAAAGTGCTGCACATGATCGTGGCCACCCAGTCGCCGCACGACCTCGCTCAATCTGCCGCGCAGATCGTATCGCGGTCGACATACCAGCTGAAGCAGGTCGATCTCAAGGTGGGCTACACCGTCGGCTATGGTAGCAAGGACCACCACGTGTTCCCGCTGTTCTGCGTTGTTGCCGGCCTCTATGGCGATGGCCGGCCGGTGCGGCTTGCCAATGACCGCTTCGAGCAGTTTCAGATGGGTCTCAAGCGCCACGCCTTCTGGATGGACAAGACGCTGGTCGTCGACCGGGCCAGCGGCAAGTTCCGGGCGCTGACCGGCCAATACAGGGCGGATGGCGGCGGCCGGCCGAACTACTCCTTCAGCGTCGGCACGGTGGGCACGACCGGGGCACAGTCCATCTATTACCTGCCGAAGAGCGACCTCTCGGTTGCGGTATTCGCCTCGCCGGCGGTCGAAGCCGGATCGATGCGCGGCTACGGCACGCTGCAGACCATGTCGGCCATGGAGATGCTCGTGGACGAAGCCGCGGAGCTCCTGGGCATCGATCCCATTGAGTTGCGGCTTCGGAACCTGCTGCGATCGGGCATGAAGAATACCCAAGGTGCGATCCCCGGCGCGGCGGTTCGCAACGAGGAAATCCTGCTCAAGGCGAAGGCCCACCCGCTGTGGGAGAAGCGCCAAGCGAACAAGGTGAGCTTCGAGGCCGCCAATCCCGGAAAGAAATACGGGGTGGGCTACGCCCATGTGCAGAAGGATTACGGCGACGGCGCCGACGCGGCCATCGCCTCTGTCGAGATCGACCCCAAGGGCCGCGTCACCCTTCGCCAGGCGGTGCATGAGATCGGCACGGGCGCGACCACCTCGCAGGCGTTAATGGTCGGCGACATACTGGGCCGCGTGCCGGATGAAACGGAATACGCGGTGCTGCGCTGGCCCCAGATGCCACTGCGCAGCACCGACCAACCCTATACCACGAGCCAGGCAGAAGAGGATCGCAACAAGAAGGATCCCTATTGGACGCCGCATTTCATCGCGCCGACTTCCGCCTCCAACAGCTCGTATTTCTTCGGCCACGCAACACGGGAGGCCGCCCGCGCGCTTGTTGACTTCGCGATCTGGCCGGCGGCGAAGTCCCTCTGGTCGCGCGGCTTCGGCGGCGGTCCGCTGGCATCCTCCGCGGTAAACCGGGGGCAGCTTCGGCTCGCCGGCGGCCAGGTGAATGCCGGCGGCCTTCCGACGCTCACGCTCGACCAGGTGGCCGCCGAGGCTCACCGCCTGGGTCTGGTGACGGGGGTGACCGTCCACACCTTCAACCGTTGGCAATGGGCCGAAGCGGTCTTCGATGTGCCCGAGGCAGGCCGCGTCCGGCTGCCGATCGATGCGCTGGCGGTGCGCTATGGCCAGGGGGCGCCGGCGAAGCTCAAGGCGCAGATGACGAGCGGGGGCTGGCATTTCGTGAAGAGATCCGCGGTGTTCTACCCGCCGGTCCAGCGCAACAATGCCAGCGTGACTTACTACGCGCCGGCGGCAGCGCTGGCGGAAGTCGCCGTCGACACGGCGACCGGCGAGGTGAGGCTGCTGTCCCACCACATGATCATCGAATGCGGCCGTCAGATCGTGCCGGAGCTGGTCTCGGGGCAGCTGCAAGGCGGGCCGGCCATGGGCATCGGCCACGCCTTGAAGGAATCCCTTCCCCTCTATGAAGGCGGCCCCGGCGAGGGCACCTGGAACTGGAACAGGTACCAGCTGCCGCGGGCCAAGGACGTGGCCGTGTGGACGCAGACCGGGGAGGTGCTGCCGCCCCTTTCCGACACCGATCCTCCCAAGGGAATCGCGGAGGTCGTGATGATCCCCATCGTGCCGGCCATCGCCAATGCGGTGGCCCATGCGATCGGCGAGCGCTTCTACGAACTGCCGATCACGCCCGACAAAGTGCTGAAGGCCCTGTGA
- a CDS encoding (2Fe-2S)-binding protein produces MTLSTKPLSLTVNGHAVGPIAVPEGLMMLDFLHEYLNLTGSRMGCGQGICHACVVVVADEDGSLREMPTCITGAHWFNGKQVQTIEGHASYDGDGNLVGLSPVQQAFIEHFAFQCGYCTPGFVNGATVLIDQLKRKPVPRAELESTIVAALDKHICRCTGYVRYLEAVRDLVLKTPGLVIG; encoded by the coding sequence ATGACGCTGTCCACCAAACCGCTCAGCCTTACCGTCAATGGCCATGCCGTGGGCCCGATCGCGGTGCCCGAAGGGCTCATGATGCTCGATTTCCTCCATGAATATCTCAACCTGACGGGGTCGCGCATGGGCTGTGGCCAGGGCATCTGCCATGCTTGTGTCGTGGTGGTGGCGGACGAGGACGGTTCGCTGCGCGAGATGCCCACCTGCATTACCGGGGCGCACTGGTTCAACGGCAAGCAGGTCCAGACCATCGAGGGCCACGCGAGCTACGATGGCGATGGCAATCTGGTCGGGCTCTCGCCGGTGCAGCAAGCCTTCATCGAGCATTTCGCTTTCCAATGCGGCTACTGCACACCCGGCTTCGTGAACGGCGCGACCGTGCTGATCGATCAGCTCAAGCGCAAGCCGGTCCCCCGTGCCGAGCTCGAAAGCACCATCGTCGCCGCCCTCGACAAGCATATCTGCCGCTGCACCGGCTACGTCCGCTATCTCGAGGCGGTTCGCGACCTTGTGCTGAAGACGCCCGGCTTGGTCATAGGCTGA